A stretch of the Streptococcus himalayensis genome encodes the following:
- the gdhA gene encoding NADP-specific glutamate dehydrogenase yields the protein MTTAKEYIQSAFETVKARNGHEAEFLQAVEEFFSTLEPVFEKHPEYIEENILARITEPERVISFRVPWVDRDGKVQVNRGYRVQFNSAVGPYKGGLRFHPTVNQGILKFLGFEQIFKNVLTGLPIGGGKGGSDFDPKGKTDAEVMRFCQSFMTELQKHIGPSLDVPAGDIGVGGREIGYLYGQYKRLRQFDAGVLTGKPLGFGGSLIRPEATGYGLVYYTEEMLQANGQSFAGKKVVISGSGNVAQYALQKATELGATVISVSDSNGYVIDENGIDFDLLVDVKEKRRARLTEYAAEKASATYHEGSVWTYAGNYDIALPCATQNEINGDAAKRLVAQGVICVSEGANMPSDLEAIAIYKENGIFYGPAKAANAGGVAVSALEMSQNSLRLSWTREEVDGRLKDIMKNIFTTAKETAETYDLGNDYLAGANIAAFENVANAMIAQGIV from the coding sequence ATGACAACTGCTAAAGAATACATTCAAAGCGCTTTTGAAACGGTAAAAGCTAGAAACGGACATGAGGCAGAATTCCTCCAAGCTGTCGAAGAATTTTTCAGTACACTGGAGCCTGTATTTGAAAAACATCCAGAATACATCGAAGAAAACATCCTCGCTCGCATTACAGAACCTGAGCGCGTGATTAGCTTCCGTGTGCCTTGGGTAGACCGCGACGGAAAGGTTCAAGTCAACCGTGGCTACCGTGTTCAATTTAACTCAGCGGTTGGTCCTTATAAAGGCGGACTTCGTTTCCACCCAACTGTGAACCAAGGAATTTTAAAATTCTTGGGCTTTGAGCAAATCTTTAAAAATGTCTTGACTGGTCTACCAATCGGCGGTGGTAAAGGTGGTTCAGACTTTGATCCCAAAGGAAAAACAGACGCTGAAGTGATGCGTTTCTGCCAAAGCTTCATGACCGAATTGCAAAAACACATCGGTCCTTCACTGGATGTACCAGCAGGGGACATCGGTGTTGGTGGACGCGAAATCGGCTACCTTTATGGTCAATACAAACGCCTTCGTCAGTTCGATGCAGGAGTGTTGACAGGTAAACCTCTTGGATTTGGTGGCAGCTTGATTCGTCCTGAAGCAACTGGCTACGGACTTGTTTACTATACAGAAGAGATGCTGCAAGCTAACGGCCAAAGCTTTGCTGGTAAGAAAGTTGTCATCTCAGGTTCAGGAAACGTTGCCCAATATGCTCTCCAAAAAGCAACCGAACTTGGAGCTACGGTTATCTCTGTTTCTGATTCCAATGGCTATGTCATTGACGAAAACGGTATTGACTTTGACCTTCTTGTCGATGTGAAAGAAAAACGCCGTGCTCGCTTGACTGAATATGCTGCTGAAAAAGCCTCTGCAACTTATCACGAAGGTTCTGTATGGACTTACGCAGGCAACTACGACATCGCTCTTCCATGTGCGACACAAAACGAAATCAACGGAGACGCAGCAAAACGTCTCGTTGCTCAAGGAGTTATCTGTGTGTCTGAAGGGGCAAATATGCCGAGCGACCTTGAAGCAATTGCCATTTACAAAGAAAATGGTATCTTCTACGGACCTGCCAAAGCGGCGAATGCGGGTGGTGTAGCCGTTTCTGCTCTTGAAATGAGCCAAAACAGCCTTCGCTTGTCATGGACACGTGAAGAAGTCGATGGCCGCTTGAAAGACATTATGAAAAATATCTTTACAACTGCAAAAGAAACAGCTGAGACCTATGACCTCGGCAACGATTACCTTGCAGGAGCTAACATCGCTGCCTTTGAAAATGTCGCAAATGCGATGATTGCTCAAGGAATTGTTTAA
- a CDS encoding cation transporter has translation MQKQIEQQSLTINFFMTFIVAISGIIVYFLTNIQALLLDGFFSFISFLSAIIGIYISRISHRKTARYPHGLHFLEPLYAIFKSILILLLLLLALINASETALQYFLAGEGEVLDVGPILPYTFFVVSLCFALSFYNHYQNKKIHGLSTILAAEAKGSLIDGLQSLGAGLAFALLYVIPIKGPLGFLHYTGDFFVTAISVICLISEPIKMFHQAFIELSHGLALDQEITEPIDDLILKHFQDLLPHVNYEIIKIGMSVKVKIYIEHEQTEILAETLAIRTPFLKELQQTYSNAHVEMIYT, from the coding sequence ATGCAAAAACAAATTGAGCAACAATCATTGACCATTAACTTTTTCATGACCTTCATCGTGGCCATTTCAGGAATTATTGTTTATTTTCTGACCAATATTCAGGCTTTACTTCTCGATGGATTTTTCTCATTTATCAGTTTTTTATCCGCCATTATTGGGATTTATATTTCTAGAATCAGCCACCGAAAAACCGCTCGCTATCCTCATGGACTACATTTTCTGGAACCCCTCTACGCTATTTTTAAATCTATTTTAATCCTTCTTCTACTCCTCCTTGCTTTAATCAATGCCTCAGAAACAGCACTCCAGTACTTTTTAGCAGGTGAAGGTGAGGTTCTTGATGTCGGACCCATCCTTCCTTATACTTTCTTTGTTGTTTCGCTTTGTTTTGCCCTCAGTTTTTACAATCATTATCAAAATAAAAAAATTCATGGCCTAAGTACCATTTTAGCAGCGGAAGCTAAGGGTAGTCTCATCGATGGACTTCAATCTTTAGGAGCTGGTTTGGCGTTCGCTCTACTCTATGTCATTCCTATCAAAGGACCTCTTGGCTTTCTCCACTATACAGGTGATTTCTTTGTAACAGCGATTTCTGTCATCTGTTTGATTTCTGAGCCCATTAAAATGTTCCATCAGGCCTTTATTGAGTTATCCCACGGACTAGCCCTTGATCAGGAAATCACGGAACCCATCGACGATCTGATTTTAAAGCATTTTCAGGATCTATTGCCTCATGTCAACTACGAAATAATCAAAATCGGAATGTCTGTAAAGGTGAAAATTTATATTGAGCACGAACAAACTGAAATTCTCGCCGAAACATTGGCTATCCGAACTCCTTTTCTGAAGGAATTGCAACAAACCTATAGCAACGCCCATGTAGAAATGATTTATACATAA
- a CDS encoding mechanosensitive ion channel family protein translates to MKEIASNLFSRYVEKLNWVTLVDELFDKFVSLVFLFLLFYIAKKLLHVAVTRILTPSFRLSSHDEARQKTLVRLIENSLNYVLYFLLIYWILSILGLPVSSLLAGAGIAGVAIGMGAQGFLSDLVNGFFILLERQLDVGDSVRLTNGSIKIAGTVVSVGIRTTQVRDSDGTLHFVPNRNITVVSNLSRGDMRVVIDLPLSTQTDLDKVYQVIAEVNSKEVAKYREILTEPNLLGPQMDIAGRFSFRVTMTVQSGMQTTIYHEFYRLYYEALLEEGIELLTAGSKS, encoded by the coding sequence ATGAAAGAAATCGCGAGTAATCTCTTTTCAAGGTATGTCGAGAAGCTAAATTGGGTGACCTTGGTAGATGAACTGTTTGATAAATTTGTATCTTTGGTCTTTTTATTCCTACTCTTTTATATCGCAAAAAAGCTACTTCATGTGGCGGTTACACGAATTTTGACCCCTTCCTTTCGATTGTCCAGTCATGACGAGGCGAGGCAAAAGACCTTGGTTCGGCTGATTGAAAATAGTTTGAATTATGTTCTTTATTTTTTATTGATTTACTGGATTTTATCGATTTTGGGTCTTCCAGTGTCTAGTCTTTTGGCAGGGGCTGGGATTGCTGGTGTTGCGATTGGGATGGGGGCTCAAGGCTTTTTGTCGGATTTGGTAAATGGCTTTTTTATTCTTTTAGAAAGACAGCTAGATGTGGGGGATTCCGTTCGTTTGACCAATGGCTCGATTAAAATTGCTGGTACCGTGGTCAGTGTAGGAATTCGAACGACGCAGGTAAGAGATTCAGATGGCACGCTGCATTTCGTTCCAAATCGTAATATTACAGTTGTGAGCAATCTTTCTCGAGGAGATATGCGGGTGGTGATTGATTTGCCCCTGTCAACGCAGACAGACTTAGATAAGGTTTATCAAGTCATTGCTGAGGTCAATAGCAAAGAAGTAGCGAAATATAGAGAAATATTGACAGAGCCCAATTTATTGGGGCCACAAATGGACATCGCAGGGCGATTTTCATTCCGTGTGACAATGACGGTACAATCTGGAATGCAGACCACAATCTACCACGAGTTTTATCGCTTGTATTATGAGGCTTTGCTGGAGGAAGGAATTGAACTACTGACAGCTGGCTCAAAAAGTTGA
- the sstT gene encoding serine/threonine transporter SstT, which produces MKKIIEAWKKSSLIKRIAIGIFIGALLALSFPKLSAIGILGDLFVGGLKAIAPLLVFALVANALSQHKKGQETNMKTIIILYLFGTFAAALVAVASNYLFPLTLDLAASKGTDIVPPDGIGQVLSNLLLNLVDNPVHAIITANYIGILSWAVVFGLAMREASKTSKELLQTMASVTSKIVEWIINLAPFGILGLVFKTISDKGIQVLASYSVLLAVLVGNMLFVALVINPLIAFIMMRKNPYPLVFQCLKTSGITAFFTRSSAANIPVNMKLCEDLGLNKDTYSVSIPLGATINMAGAAITINVLTLAAANTLGIHVDFATALVLSIVAAVSACGASGVAGGSLLLVPVACSLFGIPNELSIQVVGIGFIIGVIQDSCETALNSSTDVLFTAVAEMSAWKSKA; this is translated from the coding sequence GTGAAAAAAATCATTGAAGCTTGGAAAAAATCAAGTCTAATCAAACGAATTGCCATTGGAATTTTTATCGGAGCTCTGCTGGCTCTTTCCTTCCCTAAACTTTCTGCCATCGGAATTTTAGGGGATTTATTTGTGGGAGGTCTAAAGGCTATTGCACCGCTGCTAGTATTTGCCCTGGTTGCCAATGCTCTCTCCCAACATAAAAAAGGCCAAGAGACCAATATGAAGACCATTATTATCCTTTATCTCTTTGGCACTTTTGCAGCAGCTTTGGTTGCTGTGGCATCCAACTATCTGTTTCCATTAACTCTTGATTTGGCAGCCTCTAAAGGGACGGATATTGTACCCCCAGACGGCATTGGACAAGTCTTAAGCAATTTATTACTCAATCTTGTAGACAATCCTGTCCATGCCATTATCACAGCGAATTATATCGGGATTTTGTCTTGGGCAGTAGTCTTTGGACTTGCCATGCGAGAAGCCAGCAAGACCAGCAAGGAATTGCTTCAAACCATGGCCAGTGTTACCTCTAAAATCGTTGAGTGGATTATCAACTTGGCACCATTTGGAATTTTAGGATTGGTCTTTAAGACCATCTCTGACAAAGGCATTCAAGTTCTCGCAAGCTACAGTGTCCTCTTGGCAGTCCTTGTCGGCAATATGCTCTTTGTAGCCTTGGTCATCAATCCTCTTATCGCTTTTATCATGATGCGTAAAAATCCTTATCCGCTTGTCTTTCAATGTTTGAAAACTAGCGGAATTACAGCATTTTTCACGCGGAGCTCTGCAGCGAATATCCCTGTGAATATGAAACTTTGTGAAGACTTAGGCCTCAATAAAGATACCTACTCCGTATCCATTCCTCTCGGGGCAACCATCAATATGGCTGGAGCTGCTATCACCATCAACGTATTGACTCTCGCTGCGGCCAATACATTAGGCATTCATGTTGATTTTGCAACGGCCCTGGTTCTTAGCATCGTAGCTGCTGTATCTGCCTGCGGTGCCTCTGGAGTCGCTGGCGGCTCCCTCCTTCTAGTACCAGTGGCTTGCAGCCTCTTTGGAATTCCAAATGAACTCTCCATCCAAGTAGTCGGCATCGGATTTATCATCGGTGTCATCCAAGACTCTTGTGAAACAGCCCTCAACTCCTCAACCGATGTTCTTTTCACCGCCGTTGCAGAAATGAGTGCTTGGAAATCTAAAGCATAA